From the Gemmatimonadota bacterium genome, one window contains:
- the rplR gene encoding 50S ribosomal protein L18: MASNRKNIMDRARRLARRHRRVRQRVIGTAERPRLVVHRSHKNIQGHLVDDIAGRVLVGVSTLAPELRDKRGDAEMNKSGLGREAGKLLAARAKDSGIESVVFDRGGYLYHGRVAAFAEGAREGGLKF, from the coding sequence ATGGCCAGCAATCGCAAGAACATCATGGATCGCGCCCGCCGGTTGGCGAGGCGCCATCGCCGGGTACGGCAGCGGGTGATCGGCACGGCCGAGCGGCCGCGCCTGGTCGTACACCGGTCCCACAAGAACATCCAGGGGCACCTCGTGGACGACATAGCCGGACGGGTTCTCGTCGGCGTGTCCACGCTGGCCCCCGAGCTGAGAGACAAGCGCGGCGACGCCGAGATGAACAAGTCGGGGCTGGGGCGCGAGGCGGGCAAGCTGCTCGCCGCCAGGGCCAAGGACTCGGGCATCGAGAGCGTGGTATTCGACCGCGGAGGCTACCTCTATCACGGCCGGGTCGCCGCGTTCGCCGAGGGCGCACGCGAGGGCGGCCTGAAGTTCTGA